The following DNA comes from Labrus mixtus chromosome 8, fLabMix1.1, whole genome shotgun sequence.
TTTTCTGTCTTACTCCAGctcaaaagaggaagaaagttaaaaaaaatgttttcagtgattTATTGATGGTTTCTGATGCAAGTGTTGGATATAGATATATGATATAAATGCTGTGTTCTAAAGACATGTCTTTCTCGTTGTCTCTGCAGCCTGCTCTGCTGGTTTTTACAAAGCGAAAGCTTCGGATGCTGGATGCTTTAAGTGTCCTCCTCACAGCCACTCGCTCCGAGACGGGGCAACCGCCTGTGACTGCCACTCTGGTTTTTACCGTGCTGACAGTGACCCTCCCTCCATGGCCTGTACCcgtaagaacacacacacaaacacacacacaaatacacgcaCCCTAGTAAGACAATAGAAAAGGGAAAATACAGACAATATGTTTTTGCATTGcctcaaataaaagcaaaaagcctGCTCATTGTTCCCAAACCTCTCTATCTCGAGCAAACAGAGGGAGACACAAACTTGTCTGAATGCCACCCCTGTTTCATGATCCCATTACTTATGACTAAGCCACCATCTTCATCCTGTCTGCCAGAGATAACCAAAGACATTGAGAAGTGAATAaatgtgctctctctctgtctccaagTCTCTGAGTATGTCCTGTGTGACCGACTTGGAGACCTCGATCTGTGTGTCATAAACTTAATTATGCCTATATACAGCACATGGTTTCCTTGGCCTGggaaaaatgaacacacacacgcgtgtgcgcgcacacacacacacacacacattctgtcagaaacacacacacacaaaaaaaaataccacagaagaaaacatccaACCCATCAAAAAGTTCTCTGAACAGTATGGTTTTCAGTCTCATGCCAGATGTCTGCATTTCAAGCGGTGCCAGCGTCTCACACAAACCTCCCCATACACCCTGTACACTTCCACTTCCCATATGTGCAAGTTTTCTTCAAGCTCAAGTTTTCCCCTCTTTCTTCCTCAGAGCCACCATCAGCCCCTCAGCAACTCATTTCTGTGGTGAATGAGACGTCGGTGGTCCTGGAGTGGGCCCCCCCTCGCCGGCTGGGAGGACGCAGCGACACCAGCTACAGTCTGGAGTGTCTCATTTGTCAAACAGGAAGCCACAGTCAAACCGGTAAAGTCCTCCCAAGGAATCGCAGCATCTCACTTCCAGAGGCTCAGTATGGGGGCCTGGGGATACAGTCAGACCAAGGGATTGTGGGATCTGAAGTGCAAACAGGGAGAGGGGTTTACCAGAGCGGGCAGGTACCTGAAGATTACCCGAGACCTGGTTCAGATTCaggctccagctctcagctctGCCTCCCCTGCGGCTCAGACGTGCTCTTCTCCCCCGGTCAGACGGGCCTAAAGAGCACTAGGGTGGTGGTGAGTGAGCTCCGGGCCCACACGCACTACACCTTCATTGTATACGCACGCAACGGGGTCTCCCAGGTCAGCGGCACAGGTGTAGCCCAGAGTGTGTCCGTCACCGTCACCACCAACCAAGCTggtaagaaaacatttgatgaaTGAATCTGTAGGATGGTTGAGTGttgcatgaaaaaacaaaatgtgcttaTGGATGTTGTCTGTAATTGGGTCAGCACAAAGCAAAATGCTGCTCTCTGCATGTGAGCCCTGGGGGAAGCAAGGCCCCATGGGTAATGCTGGGCTGTGTGGGGAGGCATGATATGAACAAGCTCTGTTTAAAGCTACATACTTGCACATAAAGAAATaccattaaagctcctgtgagaggtttttattttgtatcagtGTTTGGGGAACCTGTGTGGAAAAAGTGTCTCCTAAAAtgtctttgctggttttgtATTGAACATGGGAGTATTGTTTTTACCATCTTTGTGATGGTaaactgtctctgcagcatGCAGTTAATTATCTTGTTAGAGGTACACGTACCCCTCAGCAGCAGTTCCaggaattaaaaataactacaaaCAAATAGTCAGTGTTGCtgctgatggtctcatttgcttttatAGGCCATTAATGGGCATCAGTGTTAATTTATTCTTTTTCATAACCTGCTAAAAACTCCTTACAGGGGCTTTAAATTTGAAATGCCAATAGATCAGCTCGGCCTCCCCTCTGGCTCCGACGTGCCGTTCTACCCGGGTCAGATTTTTTGTATATGTCcatcacaaatgcattttttaccTTTATACTACAACAGAGTTGAATAGAGGAAAACACCTTAAACAGCATCCACACTGACAAAGCTACCAGACTCTTTTCAAATAGAGACTCTTACAACACTGCCAGAGTTGCCGTAGTTAATACTCTGTCCTCCTACACCTAAGAACCGCTGATTTAATTATAGGGCTGCTCTTAAGATGATGTCAGAAAGCATTCAGGGAAATGTAAATCACTAACCTAAATACAAATAGACAGAGGCTGCTGAGAGGAAAGCAGTAAATTAAAACACTACATAGTACAACTGTTGACAGCATTAGTGTGTCTAATGGAGGGATTTTACTCGTGTCAAATCTGGACCACAGAAGTGTTTGAAAAATCCCCCAGATTTTACAGCGTGTTTCATTTTAGTTGTGAAGGTGTCAGCTGGTGTGTGGCACTCCTCACACATGCTCTTCATTAGTTTTTCAGCCTGTgctgttcttttgtgtgtgtgtgtgtgtgtgtgtgtgtgtgtgtgtgtgtgtgtgtgtgtgtgtgtgtgtgtgtgtgtgtgtgtgtgtgcgtgtgtgtgcacacgcTGTTACATCTCAACTGTCCATGCTTTAAGTCTTTATGGTGGCATTTAGGGAACGGCATACCTGCTTAGCTCCTGGCCGCCTGGGGAAATAACTTAACGTTTGTGTGCACAGCACGAGGGCTGTCTGCGATGTGTCAAGTCCAACCTGCACCACCATATGGCCCCATATCATATTAACAGACACAAAGGAGGAGAAACGCCATAAAGCAACAGGAAAGGGAGGGAtgtaagaggagagagagagagaatgaagtGTTTCTCTGTGGAGCAGAAAGGAAGGAGATTTAGGTCAGATCTCAGGTGCAGTGGGTCAGTGGGATTGTTGACCAGAGATAGCATACATCTTTATAACCTATACATAGAGCTTACAAACAGCTGGAGATGTTATTATAGAATATACAGAATGTTTTTCTACCAAGTTAGAAATCTGTACATTTGTCTTTAAAGTGATATATAATAACAGAGATATATCTTTAtcaaaatacaatatttttcactttttccttCGTGTAAAAACATCACTTGGTCAGCGTTTTCTattgaaatgaaaatgcaaagcATTTCAACtgaattgtgttgttgtctACATATAAGAAGAGACTTAAAAATGTCCTGCCATCTGAAACAACTAATTTGGAAAAATAACCATATAACCCCTATAAGATGTTGGTCATACAAAGGGTAAAGGACCGAATCCTGCTATATCAATTTTTAGAACTAAATTAAACTTAAACTAAATTATTAAACTTAACTTAACCAAACAAACTTAACACAAACTCTCCCCATTGTTTTCCCCCTCCCAGCTCCCTCCCCCGTGTCATCAGTCCACGCCACCGAAGTTACCAGGCACAGTTTGTCGTTGTCGTGGCAACAGCCGGATCGACCCAATGGGGTCATCCTGGAGTACGAGGTCAAGTTCTATGAAAAGGTGAGGCGGTGGCAGGTTAATGCAGCTCAGGCAGCTGTCTGGATTGTCAATATGTGGGCCCTCTGTATATGTTTCCCTGATGGCGAACATGGATTTGCAGTCAGGCGCTGAAAAGAGACTCTTTCTTTGTCTAATCAGGACCAGAGAGAGCGCTCCTATCGCATAATGAGGACCTTCTCTCGGATCGTCGATGTAGCGGGTCTCAACCCCCTCACTGTGTACGTGTTTCATGTGCGAGCTCGCACTGCAGCGGGATACGGAGAGTTCAGTGCCCCATTTGAGTTCTCCACAAATTCAGGTATCCTCATAATAACAGTCAGTCTTTCAACAGGAAGCATTAcgatttgttgtgtttaattTGTTGTGCTGAAGTTTTTCACTTTGCTGTTGATGACTTTAGTGTCCTTCCTCTTTTAGATCCCTTCCCTCTGATTGGAGAAGGAGTAAACTCGGccttcctgctgctgtctgtcagcGGGGTTGGAATTTTACTGCTGATATCTGCAGCTGTCTTCATCATTAGccgcaggtacacacacacacacacacacacacacacacacacacacacacacacacaaacacgcacacacatacacaaactttcactttcacacactAATCTAAGGATACAGGCAGGCGTTCACACTTATATGCTTGTTATGCTGCCTGGAGGTTCCCCTGCAGTACATCACTGACGTCACTGCCCCTAACTTAACTACTGCTGCTGAACTGCccaaatctcacacacacacacacacacacacacacacatacacacacagacatctctGCATGCctgaataatgtgtgtgtgttacctgaaGCTTTTAAAGGGGATTAGACTGGAGACAGTGATAATCCCTTTGTCCCTGACTTGTCATTACTGTCTTTTCAGCAGCACAGCTTGCGTGTCACAGTCACAAGCATGCGCAATTgcccacaaaaacacacacacacacatacacacctgctCGCCAACAAAGGTGTTTCTGACAGTTTCTTTGTTTAATGGAAAACACCTTTTATCTTTCTCTACCTGAGGCGTCGTCCCTCCTCCCCTGCGCTCCCTTAAATGCTTTCATCTACTCGCGCTGTGTCTTTCCTGCAGCCTCTGTTCTCATTGTCAGCGCTTTCTATtgctgtaaatcctgaaaaacCCCATGAATGCACACAGCTACTGAGAGGAATACGTAGCTAAAAAACGCTCACATGCCCTTTTGTGTGGCCTCTTAACTGTAGAAAtcacaacaaaaagaaagtgatcaaggaaaaaataaattacatttgtgcctcttctttttgtgtttttcaaatgttcGTTATTTCGTTTGTGTCATCAGGAGGAGTAAGTACAGCAAAACAAAGCAGGattcagaggaggagaaacatcttaacccaggtaacacacacacacacacacacacacacacacacacacacacacacacacacatttgataCACAGATagaatcacacacaaacatactgtaacgaGGAAAAGACAGATGGATCTCCTTTTTTCCCATCTTCTCTTCGATCCACCTGCACCCAACATATACACATACTGCCAAAGACATTTACATAACATATGCAGCAGTTACACAACTCATTTTCTCATCCTCtgcatccctccatctctcctcctccctcgtttcctgtcctctcttcgcctcctctccccctccttgGCAGGAGTCAAAATCTACGTGGACCCGTTCACCTATGAAGACCCAGATCAGGCCATCCACGAGTTTGCCAAGGAGATTGATGTTAGCAGTATTCACATTGAGAGGGTTATTGGCATGGGTAAGGCTGGCATTagtgctcacacacacgcataaaccCACACATGCTTGCTTACTTGGCGCTGACgctgctgtttgtctgtgtgtgtaggagagttTGGGGAGGTGTGCAGTGGTCGGCTGCGCGCTCAGGGAAAGAGGGAGATATACGTGGCCATCAAAAGTCTGAAGGCGGGCTACACGGACAAACAGAGGCGGGACTTCCTGTCTGAGGCCTCCATCATGGGACAGTTTGATCACCCCAACATCATCCGGCTGGAGGGAGTTGTCACGAGATGTGAGAATCTGAAAACGAATAGTAAcgtgttgtttttcatgttttgatttgttttggttCAGCCTCATATGTCTTACTCTGTTTTTAGGCAAGCCGTTGATGATCATAACGGAGTACATGGAAAATGGATCATTGGATGCTTTTCTCCgggtacatttaaaaaaatatttattattataactttATGCTTTCATCACATTTCACAAATAGAAGCAGCATGTATGAGATGCATACACACTAATGTTCGATTACCATTGTCATATCTTCTCTAAAGATTgttctgaaaaaacaacatttaaaagaataagaatttttctttttcaaacttaTGAGATTCACAAATCAAATACACACCCTTCATTAAGACTTCCAAGTGCACtcagagtaaacaaacaaacaacaatacattgaaataatcaaaacaagcaacaacaaaaaatgtgacTGGCATTGCATGTATCACTTtcaacaattattttttaatttttttatatgaaaacaTTATGAATCTAGTTTTGACTGCCTAGCTCGTCTTTGGTCTCCATACCAACCTTCTCTATGACGTCTCTACTTCAGAAACATGACGGCCAGTTCACAGTGATCCAGCTGGTCGGCATGCTGCGTGGCATCGCCTCAGGTATGAAGTACTTGTCGGACATGAGCTACGTTCACAGAGACCTGGCAGCTCGAAACATCCTGGTCAACAGCAACCTGGTGTGTAAGGTGTCGGACTTTGGCCTGAGTCGTGTTCTGGAGGACGACCCAGAGGCTGCGTACACTACGAGGGTAAGACGCACAGATGCACAGACGCACAGATCCTAAAAACTAAAGATATATTCTGctttttgtctgtctctatatttaaaatcaatgaCTTTTCCACCCTCACATTAAACATTAATGGAAATGTGATGCTTAAATAAATTCATGTTATAGACTTCTCATAGGCATAAGTCAAAGTATAAACCTCACAGTAAAACCGTTCCTCCCATCACAtcattaaataaagatattccATTACTCTTTGAGCTAACTTTCTTCTTGGTCTCTTTCAGGAGCCTACAGGGACTTATCTTTCCCCTGGAGGGAAGATCCCCATCAGATGGACAGCTCCAGAGGCAATAGCCTACAGGAAGTTCACCACGGCCAGCGATGTGTGGAGTTATGGCATCGTCATGTGGGAGGTGGTTTCATACGGAGAGAGACCTTACTGGGACATGAACAACCAAGACGTGAGTCATTCTTATATCCGTTGCCCATGAGTCTGCACCAGTCGACACCTTCACAACTTTTTAAAGTACATGTCAAATGAAGATGCAGAATATGGATCTCTTATATAAGCCACAAGAAAATAACTTCACCAGCtgattatttcatttcatgtatttattctaCTAGTAAAGgcttcatgtttaaaataaaacatatggtGGCTTCTGGTGTATTGTACCAGAGGGAACTCAAAGCTAATTGTTATCCACATAGTTATAAAACAGCTGTGAGAGAGTTAAGTTTAAACACGCATTATGACAAAGCCTCATCTCAAACATACTATCTTAAACAGTCTTACAAAttataaaacaaagtttaacaGTATGTCTTACATGTTTGTCAGGTTTAAAGGGTCAAAGGCTTTTTGAAGATCTAATGGATGATAGTATCACAAATGAAAGAGAAGGGGgctcaaatatttaaataactcTTCAGCAGTGTCAGCCAGTCACAGACAGCATCATTTTTCTGAAATATAATTTGTGTGGTAGAAGTCAAATTAAACTTTTACTTCTGTACAAATTGAACTCAATTGGACCCCGTTTTAAcagataaattaataaaaaaaagacaccacttTTAGATTTAGATACTTTAAGAAAGGACTTCTGGAGCAAATAAACTGTGCTCTGTGCATCATAATGTATTCTGACCCAAAGAGCTCTGcaccattaaaacattttatttttttgccttttaacaTCCAGAGAGAGGGCGGCAGGCCAAGCCTGTGTCCACCCGTCACAAGGACATTTTATGGAAGATGAATATTTAGACGTaatagaaaatgaccaaaaaacgGCTGCTTTGAGTTTTCTCTCAGACGAGCGCACACTAAATAAATTTAGGGatgattcagtttttttttttttaaatcttatttgaGAGCAAATGGCACTTCTATCTACGCCATCAAAGCTTGTTAAGTCTGAGCAGGTCACAGAGCCAGTCTGGTATATGGAAATTTACAAACATGATTGATTTCAACTCAAGCCCTGCTGAAGTGTGAGAAAACTTTCCTGATGAGCCGCTCTCCATACACTTTCTAACAGCTTATTtactttcccttttcttttctaaacgctGAGCTGCTctactgtttattttattcactTATTTGTTGGCACAGACTTATCCCACAACCACATACCAAGTGAAGCATCTTCAATTTCATTTCAAGTGTAACTCTTAGCTGAAAGTCTATTCAATATGAAATACTGAGGCAGTTTTTAGTATTGTCTTATTTAAAAACTCTACATGTTTGTGCCTCTTATCAACACATCCAGCtctctgctgcagacagaggCTGTGACCTACAGCTCATGGAGGAATTTAAGGTTtaatgaaacattatttttactCAGATTCAGATCTTTGACTTCCATTGTGAGTAAACAACCATGTTTACTGTTTGTGTTATCAAACTAATCCCCTGATTGGCTGTGCATCGGTGATTACAGTGCAATCAGGAATAGCTTATTCAGCAACTTTTAATTGAGCTTAattcacaaaatgtaaacaaatataaGATGATTGTTTAAACTTGAGTCCCCAACCTTGGGTGGTGTTTATTCTTAAGGTGGAAGTAAGTCTAAGAACTATATATTTGGATTTACAGAAACCAATGATACTAacctttgatttttaaaagaagagatTTTTGGCAGTTCAAAAGGTTCAGATGTCTCTTCAGTGTCTGTGCCTCCGGATAAACACTATTGTCCCCAAGTTTAAAGTACAAAGGAAACAGAGGAGCTGCTCACAGCTGCTAAACATTTGAACTTGATTACAGATGGTGGTGAGACAGCTTTGTGAGatatttgaaaacaataaagaagTCATAAATCTTTGACAACAGGAgtggctttcttttcttttttcaagagTGGCATTTCCAAGTAACAGTTTGGCTGGGACACATATTAAATCATTTCCTGTTCAAAACCATAAAGTACAACaatgtattttcaaacaagCTGTGACAATAACTGTACAGTATAGTATGCACAGTTTTTTATAAGTAAGGAGTCAATGGTCATTCCTGAGTCAGCAAATATATTCTTAAattcttgttttattctgaaataagtgaaacatttttacattggCCAAGGTGTTGGGATTTCTTACAGTTGGAGTTGAGCTGTATCATTAAATATAAATCCTCCCCCTCTGTCCTTCCTGTAGGTGATAAAAGCAATCGAGGAGGGCTACCGCCTGCCTGCTCCAATGGACTGTCCTGTGGTGCTGCACCAGTTAATGTTGGACTGCTGGGAGAGGGAACGTGCAGAGAGACCCACCTTCAGCCAGATCCTCAACATGCTGGATAAACTGATACGTAACCCCGGCACGCTGCGCCGCACAAGAGGAGAGAGGTACAAACTTAGCATGTTAACACGGACATAAATGGTTGAAGAAATGTCAACCAGATAAGTAGATTTACAACCTACTCACTTTCACGCTCTGTTCTTTCAGACCCACGGCCACCATGTTGGAGTCTGGTTTGGggtcagaggtgtgtgtgtctgttgtacCGGAGGTGTGTGTGCCTGAGTGGTCAGTGTGCGTGTGGCTGCAGTCCATCGGGCTGGAGCGGTACAGAGACACTCTGGCAGCAGCTGGCTACACCAGCCTCGACGGCCTTCTGGCTCTCACACACCAGTAAGTGCAAATTCATGTGAAAATGGACTAAATGGAGAGTCAGTTTGCATGAATTCATTAACTCTCTTTGTGCTTTAACATGACAGGATTCATTCAGGGTAAAAATTCTAGAGATCcaaattaatatttatattagCTCTTcctgtgatttttatttgtgatttatttgcaCCAAGGCTTCAGTATGGTCTAACTAATTGGTTACgatgttgagagaaaaaatCTCTTCTTCTGCCTACTTTTTTAACCTGTATTCATTTGGCTAATTGCTGCGTGTGGATGGGGAGACTTTAAATGCTCTTAGATGATCCAGTAAGCACAATGACACATGCAGTGTTTGACGAGAAAGCATTTTGAGCCTTGCAGCGCTtgcacttaaaataaaataaaaaatgttgtgatCGCCaagtttattcttttatttaaggatacctttgaTCTTGTAACttaatattttattcatatgTACAATATCACTGAAGACTTTCAAACCAACAGTGAATTAATCATACTAACTTTTATTGACTAATGGGACAAATTCCTTCCATCACATAAAAATATCTAGCCAAATAAAGAACGTGGCCCTTGAATTGTATGTAATGTAAAGCCCTGTCATTACTCTTTTATGTGCTGTGATAGATCTGCATGATCAATGAAACAAATTAATTTAGGTTTGAAGCACAATGACAACCTGATAGTCAGTTGTGGTTCAATTAGTAGA
Coding sequences within:
- the LOC132978998 gene encoding ephrin type-A receptor 4-A-like, with the protein product MEPLRAARGANAEHAPFHTGHMAANIRRIFSTFIWIITLVSSSRTRIYPPNEVTLLDTRTVPGELKWAASPSEGGWEEVSIMDEKNIPIRTYQVCNVLEPNQNNWLRTDWIPRSGAQRVYVEVKFTLRDCNSLPGVTGTCKETFNLYYHESNEDRESYIKESSFIKVDTVAADESFTQVDVGDRIMKLNTEVRDVKVTTRKGFYLAFQDVGACIALVSVRVFYKTCPLTIRNLATFPDTVTGADTSSLVEVRGSCVNQSEEREEPKMYCGADGEWLVPIGGCLCHPGYQEKGGGCKACSAGFYKAKASDAGCFKCPPHSHSLRDGATACDCHSGFYRADSDPPSMACTQPPSAPQQLISVVNETSVVLEWAPPRRLGGRSDTSYSLECLICQTGSHSQTGKVLPRNRSISLPEAQYGGLGIQSDQGIVGSEVQTGRGVYQSGQVPEDYPRPGSDSGSSSQLCLPCGSDVLFSPGQTGLKSTRVVVSELRAHTHYTFIVYARNGVSQVSGTGVAQSVSVTVTTNQAAPSPVSSVHATEVTRHSLSLSWQQPDRPNGVILEYEVKFYEKDQRERSYRIMRTFSRIVDVAGLNPLTVYVFHVRARTAAGYGEFSAPFEFSTNSDPFPLIGEGVNSAFLLLSVSGVGILLLISAAVFIISRRRSKYSKTKQDSEEEKHLNPGVKIYVDPFTYEDPDQAIHEFAKEIDVSSIHIERVIGMGEFGEVCSGRLRAQGKREIYVAIKSLKAGYTDKQRRDFLSEASIMGQFDHPNIIRLEGVVTRCKPLMIITEYMENGSLDAFLRKHDGQFTVIQLVGMLRGIASGMKYLSDMSYVHRDLAARNILVNSNLVCKVSDFGLSRVLEDDPEAAYTTREPTGTYLSPGGKIPIRWTAPEAIAYRKFTTASDVWSYGIVMWEVVSYGERPYWDMNNQDVIKAIEEGYRLPAPMDCPVVLHQLMLDCWERERAERPTFSQILNMLDKLIRNPGTLRRTRGERPTATMLESGLGSEVCVSVVPEVCVPEWSVCVWLQSIGLERYRDTLAAAGYTSLDGLLALTHQEMDRVGIITPSHQDLLIASVQQEMLSQMQHMQHTMVPV